From Brucella pseudogrignonensis, a single genomic window includes:
- the eno gene encoding phosphopyruvate hydratase produces the protein MTAIIDIVGREILDSRGNPTVEVDVYLEDGSFGRAAVPSGASTGAHEAVELRDGGSRYLGKGVEKAVEAVNGKIFDAIAGLDAENQLLIDQTLIELDGTPNKGNLGANAILGVSLAVAKAAAQAAGLPLYRYVGGANAHVLPVPMMNIINGGAHADNPIDFQEFMIIPVGAPSFREAVRYGAEVFHTLKKRLKDAGHNTNVGDEGGFAPNLLSAEAALDFVVESIEKAGFKPGVDIAIGLDCAATEFFKDGNYVYEGENKTRDPKAQAEYLAKLAADYPIVSIEDGMAEDDWEGWKYLTDLIGDKCQLVGDDLFVTNSARLRDGIKMGVANSILVKVNQIGSLSETLDAVETAHKAGYTSVMSHRSGETEDSTIADLAVATNCGQIKTGSLARSDRTAKYNQLIRIEEELGKQARYAGRSALKFL, from the coding sequence ATGACTGCAATCATCGACATCGTTGGTCGCGAAATTCTCGACAGCCGCGGTAATCCAACCGTCGAAGTCGACGTTTACCTTGAAGACGGCTCTTTTGGCCGCGCCGCTGTGCCATCGGGCGCATCGACTGGCGCGCATGAAGCTGTAGAGCTTCGCGACGGCGGCAGCCGCTATCTCGGCAAGGGCGTTGAAAAGGCTGTTGAAGCAGTCAATGGCAAGATTTTTGATGCAATCGCTGGTCTTGATGCTGAAAATCAGCTGCTCATCGATCAGACACTCATCGAACTTGATGGCACACCAAACAAGGGCAACCTTGGTGCAAACGCAATTCTCGGCGTTTCGCTTGCTGTTGCCAAGGCTGCGGCACAGGCTGCTGGCCTGCCACTTTACCGCTATGTTGGCGGTGCGAATGCCCATGTTCTGCCAGTTCCAATGATGAACATCATCAATGGCGGCGCACATGCTGACAATCCAATCGATTTTCAGGAATTCATGATCATTCCTGTCGGCGCTCCGTCGTTCCGCGAAGCTGTTCGTTATGGTGCGGAAGTTTTCCACACACTGAAGAAGCGTTTGAAAGATGCTGGCCACAACACCAATGTTGGTGACGAAGGTGGCTTTGCGCCGAACCTGCTCAGTGCAGAAGCAGCGCTCGATTTCGTTGTTGAATCGATCGAAAAAGCTGGCTTCAAGCCAGGCGTAGACATCGCAATCGGTCTTGATTGCGCGGCAACTGAATTCTTCAAGGACGGTAACTACGTCTATGAAGGCGAAAACAAGACTCGCGATCCAAAAGCGCAGGCTGAGTATCTCGCAAAGCTTGCTGCTGATTACCCAATCGTTTCGATTGAAGACGGTATGGCTGAAGACGACTGGGAAGGCTGGAAATACCTGACCGACCTGATCGGTGACAAGTGCCAGCTCGTTGGTGACGATCTGTTCGTGACTAACTCGGCACGCCTGCGCGATGGCATCAAGATGGGCGTTGCCAACTCGATCCTCGTCAAGGTTAACCAGATCGGCTCGCTCAGCGAAACTCTGGACGCTGTCGAAACCGCTCACAAGGCAGGTTACACCTCTGTCATGTCGCACCGTTCGGGCGAAACTGAAGACTCGACCATTGCAGATCTCGCAGTCGCAACCAATTGCGGACAGATCAAGACCGGTTCGCTGGCGCGCTCGGACCGTACTGCAAAGTACAACCAGCTCATCCGCATCGAAGAAGAACTTGGCAAGCAGGCTCGCTATGCAGGCCGCAGCGCTCTGAAGTTCCTCTAA
- a CDS encoding DUF2165 family protein translates to MNEKIVKRIACIVMALFPTLWGLFSLLNNTADFSGTAQHAVSPLLSMTDTYGNPALTWRAITASWAPYVGLAGITAMETLAGILATIGVIKMITNIGKDYTAFANGKAWAMLGGLCAIAVWGLGFMVVAGDWFMAWQAKENPLNTQLGALLYALPSMMAVVIMMLHKEEA, encoded by the coding sequence ATGAATGAGAAAATAGTAAAAAGAATAGCATGCATTGTTATGGCATTATTCCCTACTTTATGGGGTTTATTCAGTTTGTTGAATAATACTGCCGATTTCTCAGGCACTGCTCAACATGCGGTCTCACCGCTTTTGTCAATGACTGACACATACGGAAACCCGGCTTTAACCTGGCGCGCTATTACAGCAAGTTGGGCCCCTTACGTCGGACTTGCTGGAATCACAGCGATGGAAACACTGGCAGGTATCCTCGCCACAATCGGCGTTATCAAGATGATCACAAACATTGGAAAAGACTACACCGCTTTCGCAAACGGCAAAGCATGGGCGATGCTCGGAGGCCTGTGCGCTATCGCAGTCTGGGGGCTTGGCTTCATGGTCGTTGCAGGTGATTGGTTCATGGCGTGGCAAGCCAAGGAAAATCCGCTCAATACCCAACTAGGGGCGCTATTATATGCTCTACCGAGCATGATGGCCGTTGTGATTATGATGCTTCACAAAGAGGAAGCATGA
- the kdsA gene encoding 3-deoxy-8-phosphooctulonate synthase translates to MTTANPAVKIGNVTFSNTAPLALIAGPCQMETREHAFEMAGRLVEITSKLGVGLVYKSSFDKANRTSLSAQRGIGLEKALEVFSDLKKEYGFPVLTDIHNEHQCAEVAEVVDVLQIPAFLCRQTDLLVAAAKTGRAINVKKGQFLAPWDMKNVLAKITENGNPNVMATERGASFGYNTLVSDMRSLPIMAGFGSPVIFDATHSVQQPGGQGGSSGGQREFVETLASAAVAVGVAGVFIETHQDPDNAPSDGPNMVPIDKMPALLEKLMAFDKIAKSI, encoded by the coding sequence ATGACGACGGCCAATCCTGCTGTAAAAATCGGCAATGTAACGTTCTCCAACACTGCACCGCTGGCATTGATTGCCGGGCCTTGTCAGATGGAAACGCGTGAACATGCTTTTGAGATGGCTGGCCGTCTGGTTGAAATCACCAGCAAGCTTGGCGTTGGCCTCGTTTACAAATCGAGCTTTGACAAAGCCAACCGCACGTCGCTGAGCGCACAACGCGGCATTGGTCTGGAAAAGGCATTGGAGGTCTTTTCGGACCTTAAGAAAGAATACGGCTTTCCGGTGCTGACAGACATTCACAATGAACATCAGTGTGCGGAAGTTGCTGAAGTTGTCGATGTTCTGCAAATCCCGGCATTTCTTTGCCGTCAGACTGATCTTCTGGTTGCGGCAGCCAAGACTGGCCGCGCGATCAACGTGAAGAAGGGCCAGTTTCTGGCACCTTGGGATATGAAGAACGTGCTGGCGAAGATCACCGAAAATGGCAATCCAAATGTCATGGCTACCGAGCGCGGTGCATCCTTTGGCTACAATACGCTGGTGTCCGACATGCGTTCGCTGCCGATCATGGCTGGTTTTGGCTCGCCAGTGATTTTTGATGCGACTCACTCTGTGCAGCAGCCGGGCGGGCAGGGTGGCTCTTCAGGTGGTCAGCGTGAGTTTGTTGAAACGCTTGCAAGCGCTGCTGTGGCTGTTGGTGTGGCTGGTGTGTTCATTGAAACCCATCAGGATCCTGACAATGCACCGTCCGATGGCCCGAACATGGTGCCTATCGATAAAATGCCTGCACTGCTTGAGAAGCTCATGGCATTCGACAAGATTGCTAAATCGATTTAA